Proteins from a genomic interval of Granulicella sp. L56:
- a CDS encoding zinc dependent phospholipase C family protein, with translation MHRHPANPIHHYKVFLLVLVLFLFSQSGLSYSVQTHEQLIDLTWKQSIRPLLLQRFPNMTEAQLHEAHAYAYGGCAIQDLGYYPFGKPFFSDLTHYVRPGDFVLSLIHNAHSPDELAFAIGTLSHYIGDTIGHGQAVNEAVAIEFPKLAKKYGPVVTYDEGEHPHVRTEFAFDVNEISKRRFAPSAYLRHVGLEIPGPLLRRAFFQTYGLDLPKLIGRKRPVMRGYRFAVRNFLPRIAYAEVILHRKSFPADTPGPDFDKLSKDLAQSDFENDWDQYRKKAGIGTYMLAGVIYILPRIGPLSDAAIRVPTPHTQDLYVKSLNESTETLRHAIANFDAIATFVPNRDLDTGAAVRPGGYRLTDETYAQLLAVVTRNQSQPVPAGLKQNIANYYADPAAPICTKKNRQKWAQVQTELKLLATMPTTREPLPTPTVAEAN, from the coding sequence ATGCACAGGCATCCAGCAAACCCGATCCACCACTACAAAGTTTTCCTGCTTGTGCTCGTCCTCTTTCTCTTCTCGCAATCCGGCCTCTCCTACTCCGTCCAGACCCACGAACAGCTCATCGACCTCACCTGGAAGCAGTCCATCCGCCCTTTGCTCCTCCAGCGCTTTCCCAACATGACTGAGGCCCAGCTCCACGAAGCCCACGCCTACGCCTACGGCGGCTGCGCCATTCAGGACCTCGGCTACTATCCCTTCGGCAAACCCTTCTTCAGCGACCTTACGCACTACGTCCGCCCTGGCGACTTCGTCCTCAGCCTCATCCATAATGCCCATAGCCCTGACGAGCTGGCCTTCGCCATCGGCACCCTATCCCACTACATCGGAGACACCATCGGCCACGGCCAGGCCGTCAACGAAGCCGTCGCCATCGAGTTTCCCAAGCTCGCAAAAAAATATGGCCCCGTCGTCACCTACGACGAGGGCGAGCACCCCCACGTCCGCACCGAGTTCGCCTTCGACGTCAACGAGATCAGCAAGCGCCGCTTCGCTCCCTCCGCCTACCTCCGCCACGTCGGCCTCGAGATCCCGGGCCCGCTTCTTCGCCGCGCTTTCTTTCAGACCTACGGCCTCGACCTTCCCAAACTTATCGGACGCAAACGCCCCGTCATGCGTGGCTATCGCTTCGCCGTCCGCAACTTTCTTCCCCGCATCGCCTACGCCGAAGTCATCCTGCACAGAAAAAGCTTCCCCGCCGACACGCCCGGTCCCGACTTCGACAAGCTCTCCAAAGACCTCGCCCAATCCGACTTCGAAAATGATTGGGATCAGTACCGCAAAAAGGCCGGCATCGGAACTTATATGCTGGCCGGAGTCATCTATATCCTGCCTCGAATCGGCCCACTCTCCGACGCCGCCATCCGCGTCCCCACCCCGCATACGCAAGACCTCTACGTTAAAAGCCTCAACGAATCCACCGAGACCCTGCGTCACGCCATCGCCAACTTCGACGCCATTGCTACCTTCGTCCCTAACCGCGACCTCGACACCGGAGCCGCGGTAAGGCCCGGCGGCTATCGCCTCACCGACGAGACTTACGCGCAGCTGCTCGCAGTCGTCACGCGCAATCAGTCGCAGCCCGTCCCCGCTGGCCTCAAGCAAAATATCGCGAACTACTACGCAGACCCCGCCGCTCCCATCTGCACCAAAAAAAATCGGCAGAAATGGGCACAGGTCCAGACTGAACTAAAACTCCTCGCCACCATGCCCACCACGCGGGAACCCCTCCCCACGCCAACTGTCGCCGAAGCCAACTAG
- a CDS encoding beta-galactosidase — protein sequence MMKRTLLAALLILCSLPFYAQQKHTFTTQGNHFALDGQPFKVLSGELHYERIPRAYWHARLKMAKAMGLNTIATYVFWNMHKPIPGHFDFTGNNDVAAFIRAAQKEGLYVILRTGPYSCAEWDLGGLPAWLLKDPASAAALRSNDPAFMVPAERWIDRLAKELTPLQIGRGGPILMTQVENEYGNFGSDHVYMEHLHQIFLHAGFTDSLLYTADNWRNIPNGSIPGLYAATNFGIGNHQGGMDALAKLRPDAPLFVSEYWPGWFDSWGHPHETRPIGPQIEDLDYILKRGAGINIYMFHGGTSFGFMSGSSLIKGHFLPDVTSYDYDAPLDEAGHTTPKFFAYRKVLAQFSPCGNESCLPPVPAAPQVITIPQIDLTQSTPLWANLPAPIHSELPKPMEHFDQSYGYILYRTQLPAHTHGDLVIDQVHDYAQIYLNGKLTATLDRRFADPQGNLPPVSIKTNGPARLDILVADDGRINSTRNMRGEAKGITHAVTLAGQPLTNWQVYPLPMTTTSKLVIVTLNKSKGKNPRSSPEVPQSAPATPIFFRATFTLASTGDTFLDIRDLGKGALWINGHAIGRFWNTGPQQTLYVPGPWLRKGRNQITIFDMAPQSVHPHVAGLAQPILNGPVADQTTSNQQ from the coding sequence ATGATGAAACGAACCCTCCTCGCCGCGCTCCTCATCCTCTGTTCCCTACCGTTTTACGCCCAGCAAAAGCACACCTTCACCACTCAGGGAAACCACTTCGCCCTCGACGGCCAGCCCTTCAAAGTGCTCTCCGGCGAGCTGCACTACGAGCGCATACCCCGCGCCTACTGGCACGCCCGTCTCAAGATGGCAAAAGCGATGGGCCTCAACACCATTGCCACCTACGTCTTTTGGAACATGCACAAGCCCATCCCCGGCCACTTCGACTTCACCGGCAACAACGACGTAGCCGCCTTCATCCGCGCCGCTCAGAAAGAAGGACTCTACGTCATCCTGCGCACCGGCCCCTACTCCTGCGCCGAGTGGGATCTCGGCGGCCTCCCCGCGTGGCTGCTCAAAGACCCGGCCTCCGCCGCTGCACTCCGCTCCAACGACCCCGCCTTCATGGTCCCGGCCGAGCGCTGGATCGACCGACTCGCCAAAGAACTTACCCCATTACAGATCGGCCGCGGCGGCCCCATCCTCATGACCCAGGTCGAAAACGAATACGGCAACTTCGGCTCCGACCACGTCTACATGGAGCACCTCCACCAGATCTTCCTCCACGCCGGATTCACCGACTCACTCCTCTACACCGCCGACAACTGGCGCAACATCCCCAATGGCTCCATCCCCGGCCTCTACGCCGCCACCAACTTCGGCATCGGCAACCATCAGGGCGGCATGGACGCCCTCGCAAAGCTCCGCCCCGACGCTCCGCTCTTCGTCTCCGAGTACTGGCCCGGCTGGTTCGATAGCTGGGGCCATCCCCACGAGACCCGCCCCATCGGCCCGCAGATCGAAGACCTCGACTACATTCTCAAGCGCGGAGCCGGGATCAACATTTACATGTTCCACGGCGGCACCAGCTTCGGCTTCATGTCCGGCTCCAGCCTCATCAAGGGCCACTTCCTCCCCGACGTCACCAGCTACGACTACGACGCCCCGCTCGACGAAGCCGGACACACCACGCCCAAGTTCTTCGCCTACCGCAAAGTCCTCGCGCAATTCTCCCCATGCGGCAACGAGTCCTGCCTCCCGCCCGTCCCCGCCGCACCGCAAGTCATCACCATCCCACAAATCGATCTCACCCAGTCCACTCCCCTCTGGGCCAACCTACCTGCACCGATCCACAGCGAACTCCCTAAGCCAATGGAGCACTTCGACCAGTCCTACGGCTACATCCTCTACCGCACCCAGCTACCCGCCCACACCCACGGTGATCTCGTCATCGATCAGGTCCACGACTACGCCCAGATCTACCTCAACGGCAAACTCACCGCCACCCTCGACCGACGCTTCGCAGACCCCCAGGGCAATCTCCCCCCAGTCTCCATCAAGACCAACGGCCCCGCCCGCCTCGACATCCTCGTAGCCGACGACGGCCGCATCAACTCCACCCGCAACATGCGCGGCGAAGCGAAGGGCATCACCCACGCCGTCACCCTCGCGGGCCAGCCCCTCACCAACTGGCAGGTCTACCCCCTCCCCATGACGACCACTTCAAAGCTCGTCATTGTGACCCTGAACAAGTCGAAGGGGAAGAACCCCCGCAGTTCGCCCGAAGTGCCACAAAGCGCCCCAGCAACCCCCATCTTCTTCCGAGCCACCTTCACCCTCGCCTCCACCGGAGACACCTTCCTCGACATCCGCGACCTCGGCAAGGGAGCCCTCTGGATCAACGGCCACGCCATAGGCCGCTTCTGGAACACAGGCCCCCAGCAGACCCTCTACGTCCCGGGCCCCTGGCTCCGCAAAGGACGCAACCAGATCACCATCTTTGACATGGCTCCCCAATCCGTCCATCCACACGTTGCCGGATTAGCCCAGCCCATCCTTAACGGCCCGGTCGCCGACCAGACAACCAGTAACCAGCAATAA
- a CDS encoding glycoside hydrolase family 28 protein — MSRALILTCALALTTTAFAAPRTFVANDYGAKGDGTTLDTAAIQKAIDAAAKVHGTITLKPGTYLSGSLFLKSGTTLDVPEGATIIGSEKLADYPELPTRIAGIEMTWPAALINARNQHEVTITGHGTIDGDGPIWWKSYWDLRKIYEPKGLRWASDYDAKRPRLVLLQNSYNVHLGGGILLRRSGFWTVQVLYSHDVTIDSVTIRNNEGGKGPSTDGIDIDSSRKVLVQHADIEVNDDALCLKSGRDSDGLRVNRPTEDIVIRDSIIRHGAAAITIGSETSGGFHNIEVYNLTALSGVPSGVLFKSAHTRGGTATDIRIHDLNLQGVAIPIHMTMNWNPSYSYATLPPDTKNPPHYWVVLTTPVTPPEKGLPHFSGVHIWNIKAVGAKEAFNVSAYPDAPLTNFRLDHLDIEAKTAGTIANAKNWTMTDNDIKTADGSKVQFTDTPITPGKKDVPYGEPK, encoded by the coding sequence ATGTCCCGCGCCCTTATCCTCACCTGCGCCCTTGCACTCACCACCACCGCCTTCGCCGCACCCAGAACTTTTGTAGCCAACGACTACGGAGCCAAAGGCGACGGCACCACGCTCGACACCGCCGCCATCCAAAAGGCCATCGACGCAGCCGCCAAGGTACACGGCACCATCACTCTCAAGCCGGGAACCTACCTCAGCGGTTCACTCTTCCTGAAGTCCGGCACCACACTCGACGTTCCCGAAGGCGCGACCATCATCGGCTCTGAAAAACTGGCCGACTATCCCGAGCTGCCCACCCGCATCGCAGGCATCGAGATGACCTGGCCCGCCGCCCTCATCAACGCCCGCAACCAGCACGAGGTCACCATCACCGGGCACGGCACCATCGACGGCGACGGCCCCATCTGGTGGAAGTCTTACTGGGACCTGCGCAAGATCTACGAGCCCAAGGGTCTGCGCTGGGCCTCCGACTACGACGCCAAGCGCCCCCGCCTCGTCCTTCTGCAAAACTCCTATAACGTTCACCTCGGCGGCGGCATCCTGCTCCGGCGCTCCGGCTTCTGGACGGTGCAGGTGCTCTACTCGCACGACGTCACCATCGACAGCGTCACCATCCGCAACAACGAGGGAGGCAAAGGCCCCTCCACCGACGGCATCGACATCGACTCCTCGCGCAAGGTCCTCGTCCAGCACGCCGACATCGAGGTCAACGACGACGCGCTCTGCCTCAAATCCGGCCGCGACTCCGACGGCCTCCGCGTCAACCGGCCTACAGAAGATATCGTGATCCGCGACTCCATCATCCGCCACGGCGCAGCCGCCATCACCATCGGCTCCGAAACCTCCGGCGGCTTCCACAACATCGAGGTCTACAACCTCACCGCACTCAGCGGAGTTCCCTCGGGCGTCCTCTTCAAATCCGCGCACACCCGCGGCGGCACCGCCACCGACATCCGCATCCACGACCTCAACCTTCAGGGCGTAGCCATCCCCATCCACATGACCATGAACTGGAACCCCAGCTACAGCTACGCCACGCTTCCACCCGACACAAAGAACCCGCCACACTACTGGGTCGTCCTCACCACACCAGTCACTCCGCCTGAAAAAGGTCTGCCCCACTTCTCTGGCGTCCACATCTGGAACATCAAGGCCGTAGGAGCAAAGGAGGCCTTCAACGTCAGCGCCTACCCGGATGCTCCGCTGACTAACTTCCGTCTCGATCATCTCGACATCGAAGCCAAGACCGCAGGCACCATCGCCAACGCCAAGAACTGGACGATGACCGACAACGACATCAAGACCGCCGACGGCTCCAAGGTGCAGTTCACCGACACTCCTATCACCCCCGGCAAAAAGGACGTCCCCTACGGCGAACCAAAATAG
- a CDS encoding rhamnogalacturonan acetylesterase, translating to MTRITLAASTLAFAALLPAAHAQKFLCGASKSGETTLISSSAYTETTPGFDLETAPVVSAKSCSSDKPFFFSAAVPEGSYRVTVVLGSNKASTTTVWAEARRLMLEKIPTGAGVSTKHTFDVNVRYPEFTDAVGTVQHVHLKPREIGNMDWDHKLTLEFNGDNPSVRSITIEPIKKEPTLYITGDSTVVDQDVEPWTAWGQILPRFLRPGVVVANHAESGETIKSFVSERRFDKIFTQIKPGDYLFMQFTHNDQKIDHRTGQPVVPIDQYKALLIEYIAKARAAGATPVLVTSMNRRTFDASGHITNSLAGYPDAMREVAHQQHAALIDLNAMSKTLFEAMGPEGSEKAFMHFPANAYPNQTKAISDDTHFNSYGAYELARCIVDGIRQNNLPLKKFLTKDAVEFNPAHPDSQPDFHLPATPIPASTPDVMKVPQV from the coding sequence ATGACCCGCATCACCCTCGCCGCATCAACCTTGGCCTTCGCCGCCCTCCTTCCCGCCGCACACGCTCAAAAGTTTCTCTGCGGAGCCAGCAAATCTGGCGAAACCACCCTCATCTCATCCTCCGCTTACACCGAAACCACCCCCGGCTTCGATCTCGAGACCGCCCCCGTCGTCTCCGCGAAGTCCTGCTCCAGCGACAAACCCTTCTTCTTCTCTGCCGCAGTCCCCGAAGGCAGCTACCGCGTCACCGTGGTCCTCGGCTCCAACAAAGCCTCCACCACCACCGTCTGGGCCGAAGCCCGCCGCCTCATGCTCGAAAAAATCCCCACCGGCGCCGGCGTCTCCACGAAGCACACCTTCGACGTCAACGTCCGCTACCCAGAGTTCACCGACGCCGTCGGCACCGTCCAGCACGTCCACCTCAAGCCCCGCGAGATCGGCAACATGGACTGGGACCACAAGCTCACCCTCGAATTCAACGGCGACAACCCCAGCGTCCGCAGCATCACTATCGAGCCCATCAAAAAAGAGCCCACCCTCTACATCACCGGAGACTCTACCGTCGTCGATCAGGACGTCGAGCCTTGGACGGCCTGGGGCCAGATTCTTCCCCGCTTCCTCCGTCCCGGCGTCGTCGTTGCCAACCACGCCGAATCCGGCGAGACCATCAAGAGTTTCGTCAGCGAGCGCCGCTTCGACAAGATCTTCACCCAGATCAAGCCCGGCGACTATCTCTTCATGCAGTTCACCCACAACGACCAGAAGATCGACCACCGTACCGGCCAGCCCGTCGTCCCCATCGACCAGTACAAAGCGCTGCTCATCGAATACATCGCCAAAGCCCGCGCCGCCGGAGCAACACCCGTCCTCGTCACCAGCATGAACCGCCGCACCTTCGATGCCTCCGGCCACATCACCAACTCACTCGCCGGATATCCCGATGCCATGCGCGAGGTCGCCCACCAGCAGCACGCCGCCCTCATCGACCTCAACGCCATGAGCAAGACGCTGTTCGAAGCCATGGGCCCCGAAGGCTCCGAGAAAGCCTTCATGCACTTCCCCGCCAACGCCTATCCCAACCAGACCAAGGCCATCAGCGACGACACCCACTTCAACAGCTACGGAGCCTACGAACTGGCGCGCTGCATCGTCGACGGCATCCGCCAGAACAATCTTCCACTCAAAAAATTCCTCACCAAAGATGCAGTCGAATTCAACCCCGCTCACCCCGACTCGCAGCCTGACTTCCACCTGCCTGCGACTCCGATCCCGGCCTCAACCCCCGACGTCATGAAGGTCCCGCAAGTCTGA
- a CDS encoding TlpA disulfide reductase family protein, with product MMGAGVYEMDEGRRGWLAAFLLAAAALGVFMTLRHGPVRAGSLTPVAKRQLAPNMEFEQLDGGTWRLREHRGQVVLINLWATWCGPCREETPGLVRLFKDEEPKGLAVVGLSLDVGSREKVRSFAEQFRVPYPIVFPEPMSQLADTVEAVPTTMLLDKNGRVAKVYVGAVERAVFAVDVDALLAE from the coding sequence ATGATGGGCGCAGGAGTCTATGAGATGGATGAGGGCCGGAGAGGCTGGCTGGCGGCGTTTCTTTTAGCTGCGGCTGCGCTGGGAGTCTTTATGACGCTGCGGCATGGTCCGGTGAGGGCTGGCAGTCTTACGCCTGTGGCGAAGCGGCAACTGGCTCCGAATATGGAGTTCGAGCAACTGGATGGAGGAACGTGGAGACTGCGGGAACATCGCGGCCAGGTGGTGCTGATTAATCTTTGGGCTACATGGTGCGGGCCTTGCCGCGAAGAGACTCCGGGGCTGGTGCGGCTCTTTAAGGATGAGGAGCCGAAGGGATTGGCAGTGGTGGGGCTATCGCTGGATGTTGGCAGCAGGGAGAAGGTGCGGTCGTTTGCAGAGCAGTTTCGGGTGCCTTATCCGATTGTGTTTCCTGAGCCGATGTCGCAGTTGGCGGATACGGTAGAGGCTGTGCCTACGACCATGCTTCTGGATAAGAATGGCCGCGTGGCGAAGGTCTATGTGGGAGCGGTCGAGCGAGCGGTCTTTGCGGTGGATGTGGATGCGCTGTTGGCGGAGTAG
- the mtnA gene encoding S-methyl-5-thioribose-1-phosphate isomerase produces the protein MIPTLEWLPTGVNFLDQTKLPLEETYVLATDYKQVATVIRDMIVRGAPAIGVSAAMGVAIGVDRSTATTLPALSEEVAVIAKTLAETRPTAVNLFWAIQRMRDKYNALAAANTPIPEIKAALIAEAQLMYDEDIAACKQMGAHGAALLPQQGTVLTHCNAGALATCGYGTALGVIRAAVERGHNIDVFADETRPYLQGARLTAWELLHDNIPTTVLCDNMAGALMRQGRIQAVIVGADRIAANGDTANKIGTYTVAVLAKEHNIPFYVAAPLSTIDRATAHGDLIPIEQRAATEVTHSNGKQMTPNGAAIQNPAFDVTPAKYITAIITEHGVLRAPYNDSIQQMADEAASQLTTA, from the coding sequence ATGATTCCTACCCTCGAATGGCTCCCTACCGGCGTTAACTTCCTCGACCAGACCAAGCTCCCCCTCGAAGAGACCTACGTCCTCGCGACGGACTACAAGCAGGTCGCCACCGTCATCCGCGACATGATCGTCCGCGGAGCACCCGCCATCGGCGTCTCTGCCGCCATGGGCGTGGCCATCGGCGTCGACCGCAGCACAGCCACCACGCTGCCCGCACTCTCCGAAGAAGTCGCCGTCATTGCAAAGACCCTCGCCGAAACCCGCCCCACCGCGGTCAATCTCTTCTGGGCCATCCAGCGTATGCGCGACAAGTACAACGCCCTCGCCGCCGCCAACACCCCTATCCCCGAGATCAAGGCAGCCCTCATCGCCGAGGCCCAGCTCATGTACGACGAAGACATCGCTGCCTGCAAGCAGATGGGAGCACACGGGGCAGCGCTGCTCCCCCAGCAAGGCACCGTACTCACCCACTGCAACGCCGGAGCCCTCGCCACCTGCGGCTACGGCACCGCCCTCGGTGTCATCCGCGCCGCCGTCGAGCGCGGCCACAATATCGACGTCTTCGCCGACGAGACCCGCCCCTATCTACAAGGCGCACGTCTCACCGCATGGGAGCTGCTCCACGACAACATCCCCACCACCGTCCTCTGCGACAACATGGCCGGTGCGCTCATGCGCCAGGGCCGCATCCAGGCCGTCATCGTCGGTGCCGACCGCATCGCCGCCAACGGCGATACCGCCAACAAGATCGGCACCTACACCGTCGCCGTCCTCGCCAAAGAGCACAACATTCCCTTCTACGTGGCCGCTCCCCTCTCCACCATCGACCGCGCCACCGCTCACGGCGATCTCATCCCCATCGAGCAGCGCGCCGCCACCGAAGTCACCCACTCCAACGGCAAGCAGATGACGCCCAACGGAGCCGCCATTCAAAACCCAGCCTTCGACGTCACCCCCGCCAAGTACATCACCGCCATCATCACCGAGCACGGAGTCCTCCGTGCTCCCTACAACGACTCCATCCAGCAGATGGCCGACGAAGCCGCCTCCCAACTCACCACCGCCTAA
- a CDS encoding glycosyl hydrolase, with amino-acid sequence MPANPTKSPRHVAKLSLLAAALACTSLTHLYAKTYITNLHQNFDNPPTSARPMVRWWWFGLAVEKPEILRELQQMKADGIGGAELAFEYPQVLDDSAKGLKNLPFLSPEFLDDVNYAQSEGRKLGLRIDVTLGSGWPYGGPATTLAEASGRLRIAEIPVPANATSLPKLKLAEGESIISIAVANGEPKHWDATTAKTISADQTDHLPLSANPRTALFFISSHTKQEVKRAAAGAEGYVLDPLSHQAVATHLKAVGEPLLKAFGSTPPYAIFSDSLEAYGSDWTPNLPAEFKKRRGYDLLPHLPELVAGGTPEAEKVRHDWGKTLTELVDENYLTQINSWAIAHHTKFRSQTYGNPAVSFSSQRLAALPEGEGPQWRQFSTLRWATSANHVFGNNVTSGETFTWLHSPVFRATPLDMKAEADIDFLTGENQIVCHGWPYSAPQVGEPGWSLYAAGVFNDHNPWHPVMPDVTRYIGGVSYLLRQGQPANQVAILLPTDDAWASFTPTQDSITALMSLVVTPQLMSTILSAGYNVDFIDADAINSVGLGTHKVLILPPTDRIPANTLRKIKQFVAAGGKVISIGRAPSISPEGKALPEITSLSQELFTAAKGSLVPDDSALATALHNAAAPDFEVTSGKDEIGFIRRKLPTSDIYFVANTGNHPIDTTATFATAHKFGEQWNPASGEASSTASNNVQLHLAPYESRIFLFSNTDPKAPAPRTAPTTQLADLSGNWQVRFAATGKTKSEAALTDWIASPDTIHYSGEAVYTRDFNLQSTPNSPTYLQIDGGTPITPPAGVLDRPAPLHDGVPDPRVTRTGPGMRAWFEPPVREAAIVFINGKRAGSLWHPPYRLDVTPFLKPGQNRVEIHVYNTALNAWSALPPHDYKPLIARYGDRFQMQDLNKVVPTSSGILGTIKLVTNESQEQK; translated from the coding sequence ATGCCAGCCAACCCAACCAAATCGCCACGCCACGTTGCCAAGCTATCCCTGCTGGCCGCGGCTCTTGCGTGCACGTCATTAACGCATTTGTATGCAAAAACATACATAACAAACCTCCACCAGAACTTCGACAATCCTCCCACCAGCGCGCGACCCATGGTGCGCTGGTGGTGGTTCGGTCTCGCCGTAGAGAAGCCCGAGATCCTGCGCGAACTTCAGCAGATGAAGGCCGACGGCATCGGCGGTGCGGAACTCGCCTTCGAGTACCCTCAAGTCCTCGACGACTCCGCTAAAGGTCTCAAGAACCTGCCCTTCCTCTCCCCCGAATTCCTCGACGACGTGAACTACGCCCAATCCGAAGGCCGCAAGCTCGGCCTGCGCATCGACGTGACGCTCGGCAGCGGCTGGCCCTACGGCGGTCCCGCCACCACTCTCGCCGAAGCCTCAGGCCGTCTCCGCATCGCCGAGATTCCCGTCCCCGCCAACGCAACCTCTCTTCCAAAGCTCAAGCTGGCAGAGGGCGAGTCCATCATCTCCATCGCAGTTGCCAACGGAGAGCCGAAGCACTGGGACGCCACCACCGCCAAGACCATCAGCGCCGATCAGACCGACCACCTGCCTCTATCAGCCAATCCGCGCACCGCACTCTTCTTCATCTCCAGCCACACCAAGCAAGAGGTCAAGCGCGCCGCCGCAGGAGCCGAAGGCTATGTCCTCGACCCCTTAAGCCATCAGGCTGTAGCCACGCACCTCAAAGCCGTAGGCGAGCCGCTGCTCAAAGCCTTCGGCTCCACCCCGCCCTACGCCATCTTCTCCGACTCGCTCGAAGCTTACGGCTCCGACTGGACCCCCAACCTTCCCGCCGAGTTTAAAAAGCGCCGTGGCTACGATCTGCTGCCGCACCTGCCCGAACTGGTCGCCGGTGGAACTCCCGAAGCAGAAAAGGTCCGCCACGACTGGGGCAAGACCCTCACCGAACTGGTCGACGAAAATTACCTCACCCAAATCAACAGTTGGGCCATAGCTCATCACACGAAGTTTCGCTCGCAAACCTATGGAAACCCAGCAGTCTCCTTCTCCAGTCAACGTCTCGCCGCGCTACCAGAAGGTGAAGGCCCACAGTGGCGGCAATTCTCCACCCTTCGCTGGGCAACCTCCGCCAATCACGTCTTCGGCAACAATGTAACCTCTGGCGAGACCTTTACCTGGCTACACTCCCCCGTCTTCCGCGCCACGCCGCTCGACATGAAGGCTGAAGCCGACATCGACTTCCTCACCGGCGAAAACCAGATCGTCTGCCACGGCTGGCCCTACTCCGCGCCACAGGTAGGAGAGCCCGGCTGGTCGCTCTACGCCGCCGGCGTCTTCAATGACCACAACCCCTGGCACCCGGTCATGCCCGATGTCACCCGCTACATCGGCGGCGTCAGCTATCTCCTCCGCCAAGGCCAGCCCGCCAATCAGGTCGCCATCCTGCTTCCCACCGATGACGCCTGGGCCTCCTTCACCCCCACACAGGACAGCATCACCGCCCTGATGTCCCTCGTCGTCACACCGCAGCTCATGTCCACCATCCTCTCGGCGGGCTACAACGTCGACTTCATCGATGCCGACGCCATCAACTCCGTCGGCCTCGGCACCCACAAAGTCCTCATCCTTCCACCCACCGACCGCATCCCCGCAAACACTCTTCGCAAGATCAAGCAGTTCGTCGCCGCAGGAGGCAAAGTCATCTCCATCGGCCGCGCACCCTCCATCTCACCCGAAGGCAAAGCCCTGCCTGAGATCACCAGCCTCTCCCAAGAACTCTTTACCGCCGCCAAAGGCAGCCTCGTCCCCGACGATTCCGCTCTCGCCACAGCTCTGCACAACGCAGCCGCCCCAGATTTCGAGGTCACCTCGGGCAAGGACGAGATCGGCTTCATCCGTCGCAAGCTCCCCACGTCGGATATCTACTTCGTAGCCAACACCGGCAACCACCCCATCGACACCACCGCAACCTTTGCCACCGCGCACAAGTTCGGCGAGCAGTGGAACCCAGCCAGCGGCGAAGCCTCGAGCACCGCGTCCAACAACGTCCAACTCCACCTCGCTCCCTACGAGTCCCGCATCTTCCTCTTCAGCAATACCGATCCCAAAGCCCCGGCACCGCGCACCGCGCCAACCACACAGCTAGCCGACCTCAGCGGCAACTGGCAGGTACGCTTCGCCGCCACCGGCAAGACCAAGTCCGAAGCCGCCCTCACTGATTGGATCGCCAGCCCCGACACCATCCACTACTCGGGCGAAGCCGTCTACACCCGCGACTTCAACCTCCAGTCCACTCCCAATTCACCCACTTATCTCCAGATCGACGGTGGCACCCCGATCACACCACCCGCCGGTGTCCTCGACCGTCCTGCTCCCTTGCACGACGGCGTCCCTGACCCTCGCGTCACCCGCACCGGCCCCGGCATGAGAGCGTGGTTCGAGCCGCCCGTCCGCGAGGCGGCCATCGTCTTCATCAACGGCAAGCGCGCAGGCTCGCTCTGGCATCCGCCTTATCGACTCGACGTAACGCCATTCCTCAAGCCCGGCCAGAACCGCGTCGAGATCCACGTCTACAACACCGCACTCAACGCGTGGTCGGCGCTGCCGCCGCACGACTACAAACCACTCATCGCCAGGTACGGCGACCGCTTCCAGATGCAGGACCTCAACAAGGTAGTCCCCACCTCCTCCGGCATCCTCGGCACCATCAAACTCGTCACCAATGAATCTCAGGAGCAGAAATAG
- a CDS encoding permease produces the protein MRPQILNPHNRSLIRGNTLVLASFAVAYLLSGFPNDRANPFLVIPACIAILGTADTFRCLRRQRWDLYQAGILLCLYMDLLSICLILFLLLYPYMLWLTGEH, from the coding sequence GTGAGACCCCAAATCCTCAACCCGCACAACCGTTCCCTCATTCGAGGCAACACACTCGTACTCGCAAGTTTCGCGGTGGCCTACCTGCTCTCCGGCTTCCCCAACGACCGAGCCAACCCATTCCTCGTCATTCCCGCCTGCATCGCCATCCTCGGCACCGCCGACACCTTCCGCTGCCTGCGACGCCAGCGGTGGGACCTTTACCAGGCAGGCATCCTGCTCTGTCTCTATATGGATCTCCTCTCCATCTGCCTCATCCTGTTCCTTCTCCTCTACCCCTACATGCTCTGGCTCACCGGCGAACACTAA